Proteins found in one Dermacentor silvarum isolate Dsil-2018 chromosome 8, BIME_Dsil_1.4, whole genome shotgun sequence genomic segment:
- the LOC119461710 gene encoding uncharacterized protein LOC119461710, which translates to MVDISALTLENAALKDKVACLEEQLASAKKKNAELEMKNQPVPIRKITRDIVMKSQKAVKFHTGVVSAEMFAALLQMVLSVWSPTTRTTLDPEQQLILVLMRLRLGLLTEDLAFRFGISVTSVSRIFHSWLDVLAENFKKLLIWPSRRTLQSRCPEAFKDAAFENVRGIIDCTEIFIERPTSMTARSQTYSNYKHHNTVKLLVVIAPSGSITFVSKAWGGRVSDKELTQRSGLLELVEEGDVFLVDRGFRCEEMFGARGASLLMPSLTKKRAQLPGAEVTTSRKISSVRIHVERSIQRLKSFRLFHMILPVNFIKRSGDVGYATIDKLAIVCSGLVNLQTPIINTNHEDLAVCN; encoded by the coding sequence ATGGTTGATATATCTGCTCTTACTTTAGAGAATGCAGCACTAAAAGATAAGGttgcttgtttagaagaacagctggcatcagcaaagaaaaaaaatgcggagcTTGAGATGAAAAATCAGCCAGTTCCGATTCGGAAGATAACTAGGGACATTGTTATGAAGTCTCAGAAAGCTGTTAAGTTCCACACAGGTGTCGTGTCTGCAGAAATGTTTGCTGCATTGCTTCAAATGGTTCTGTCTGTCTGGAGCCCAACAACTCGAACAACCCTGGATCCAGAGCAGCAGCTCATTTTAGTGCTTATGAGACTGCGTCTGGGACTTCTGACGGAAGATCTAGCATTTCGGTTTGGCATTTCTGTAACTTCCGTAAGCCGCATTTTTCATTCGTGGCTAGATGTCTTAGCTGAGAACTTCAAGAAGCTCTTGATTTGGCCATCTCGTAGAACACTGCAATCTAGGTGCCCTGAAGCATTCAAAGATGCTGCATTCGAGAATGTCAGGGGCATAATTGATTGCACAGAAATATTTATCGAAAGACCCACTTCAATGACAGCAAGGAGCCAGACATATTCCAACTACAAACATCACAACACAGTCAAGCTTCTTGTGGTGATTGCCCCATCAGGATCAATCACGTTCGTTTCTAAAGCATGGGGCGGGAGGGTCTCTGACAAAGAGCTGACGCAACGCAGCGGACTGCTTGAATTGGTAGAAGAAGGGGACGTGTTCCTTGTAGACAGAGGATTCAGATGTGAGGAAATGTTTGGTGCTCGAGGTGCAAGCCTGCTGATGCCTTCATTGACGAAGAAGCGAGCACAACTTCCTGGGGCTGAGGTCACCACATCAAGAAAAATTTCCAGTGTCCGCATACATGTCGAGCGATCAATTCAGAGGCTGAAATCATttaggctgtttcacatgatcCTCCCTGTGAACTTTATAAAAAGATCTGGGGATGTAGGCTATGCCACCATTGACAAGTTGGCAATTGTGTGTAGTGGCCTGGTGAATCTCCAAACACCTATCATCAACACGAACCATGAAGACCTCGCTGTATGTAACTGA